One window of the Colletotrichum destructivum chromosome 4, complete sequence genome contains the following:
- a CDS encoding Putative glycosyl hydrolase family 92, alpha-1,2-mannosidase has protein sequence MVIKFVAGVSAVLAGLSRVTEARDYTPYVDPFLGTEGPTPGSSYQGGNVFPGATLPFGAVKVGIDTSRWDTRYQANAGYTVEGNVTGISMLHVSGTGGAPTYGLIPQMPLTTLEGVNLLDNLTYMQPRIGHDVAEVGYYRTELKNGIKAEMSASMHAGIIKYQFPTEGGRHVLVDLSHYLPTRGKESQWYSNGQLEHGEDGSWYSGYGVYREGWALGGDFKVYFCGHFDSAPEDAALFSGIYTDPYWPNVTDVKPFFNNATSIRGGVEGYQYANRIGGLFSFPSNVSTLTSKVGISWISADKACQFIRDEIPHWDLNQTVTEAKARWNNEVFSKIDVKTQNDTQLEMFYTGLYHAHLMPSDRTGENPHWTSKEPYYDDFYTLWDTFRCTHALISLILPNRQVDMIRAMIDIWRHERFLPEGRSHNHNGRVQGGSNSDNVLADAYVKKLDTQGLINWADGYAAVRTNAEIQPYNNFDFNDPTGSTKEGRGALDDWKKYGYVSVNYGRSVSKTVEYSLNDFAVSQIAKGEAPEQAATYLNRSAGWQKIWIKDAAALNFTGFLAPLQTNGSVLAGYSPLECGECNWQAISYEGTPWEYSFTAPHDMSTLISLMGGPDNFERRLDTSFVPGLAEQDQGNNGIGSMIYNPGNEPSFMTPFLYNYVGRRQWKSVMRSTSVVDEYYHVGASGIPGNDDAGSMSSWLVWNMLGLYPVVTQPVYLVLSPRFENISIKLGEAGGTLRVTATGLEQGHYVQSLKVNGKVWDKSWVTHEDLLGPNNEGGLLEFVLGSQPQEWDSGELPPSPGAL, from the exons ATGGTTATCAAATTCGTTGCCGGCGTCAGCGCCGTCCTGGCCGGGCTCTCCAGAGTCACAGAAGCCAGGGACTACACACCCTACGTTGACCCATTCCTGGGCACCGAAGGCCCAACTCCAGGCTCCTCGTACCAGGGAGGAAATGTTTTCCCCGGTGCAACCCTTCCCTTTGGGGCGGTGAAGGTTGGAATCGACACCTCAAGATGGGACACCCGGTATCAGGCAAACGCAGGTTACACTGTAGAGGGAAACGTCACTGGTATTTCCATGTTACACGTCAGCGGTACTGGAGGTGCCCCGACGTATGGTTTGATTCCGCAGATGCCCCTCACGACACTTGAAGGGGTCAACCTGCTCGACAACCTCACTTACATGCAACCGAGGATTGGGCATGACGTTGCCGAGGTCGGTTACTACAGGACGGAACTGAAGAATGGTatcaaggccgagatgagCGCTAGCATGCACGCTGGCATCATCAAGTATCAGTTTCCCACTGAGGGAGGTCGTCATGTCTTGGTCGACTTGAGCCACTACTTGCCTACTCGGGGCAAAGAGTCTCAATGGTATAGCAATGGTCAGTTGGAGCACGGCGAGGACGGTTCTTGGTACTCTGGATACGGTGTCTACAGGGAAGGCTGGGCTCTTG GCGGTGACTTCAAGGTCTACTTTTGCGGGCACTTTGACAGCGCCCCTGAAGATGCGGCTCTCTTCTCCGGAATTTACACGGATCCGTATTGGCCCAACGTCACTGACGTGAAGCCTTTCTTCAACAATGCTACGTCAATccgtggcggcgtcgaaggcTATCAGTACGCCAATCGGATCGGAGGTCTGTTTTCGTTCCCGTCGAACGTGTCTACTTTGACGTCCAAAGTAGGCATCTCGTGGATCTCGGCCGACAAGGCATGTCAGTTCATCAGAGACGAGATTCCTCATTGGGACTTGAACCAGACCGTGACAGAGGCGAAGGCTCGGTGGAACAACGAGGTGTTTTCCAAGATCGATGTGAAGACCCAGAATGATACCCAGCTGGAGATGTTCTACACCGGACTCTATCACGCACACTTGATGCCCTCCGATCGGACCGGCGAGAACCCCCACTGGACCTCGAAGGAGCCGTACTACGATGATTTTTACACGTTGTGGGACACATTTCGCTGCACTCATGCCCTCATCTCTCTCATTCTGCCCAACCGACAGGTTGATATGA TCCGAGCCATGATCGACATCTGGCGGCATGAACGTTTCTTACCAGAGGGCCGTAGCCACAACCACAACGGCCGAGTCCAAGGCGGTTCCAATTCCGACAACGTTCTCGCCGATGCCTacgtcaagaagctcgacacGCAGGGACTCATCAACTGGGCGGATGGTTACGCTGCGGTGCGGACTAACGCCGAAATACAACCCTACAACAATTTCGACTTCAACGACCCGACGGGAAGCACCAAGGAGGGTAGAGGTGCCCTGGACGACTGGAAGAAGTATGGCTACGTTTCTGTCAACTATGGCAGGAGCGTGAGCAAGACCGTAGAGTACTCCTTGAACGACTTTGCCGTGTCGCAGATCGCCAAGGGCGAGGCGCCCGAGCAAGCCGCGACCTACCTGAACCGTTCCGC TGGTTGGCAGAAGATCTGGATCAAAGACGCTGCGGCTTTGAACTTCACCGGCTTCCTCGCCCCTTTGCAAACCAACGGCTCAGTCCTTGCGGGCTACAGCCCGCTCGAATGCGGAGAATGCAATTGGCAGGCCATCTCCTACGAGGGCACGCCCTGGGAGTACAGCTTCACCGCGCCGCATGACATGTCAACCCTGATATCCCTGATGGGCGGCCCCGACAACTtcgagcgccgcctcgacacGAGCTTCGTCCCCGGTTTGGCGGAGCAGGACCAAGGGAACAACGGCATAGGAAGCATGATCTACAACCCGGGGAACGAGCCCAGCTTCATGACGCCGTTTCTCTACAACTACGTCGGGCGCAGGCAGTGGAAAAGCGTGATGCGGAGCAcgtccgtcgtcgacgagtaCTACCACGTGGGTGCGAGCGGGATCCCCGGCAACGATGACGCGGGAAGCATGAGCAGTTGGCTCGTGTGGAACATGCTTGGCTTGTACCCGGTTGTCACGCAGCCTGTTTACCTCGTCCTGTCACCTCGGTTCGAAAACATCAGCATCAAGCTTGGCGAGGCAGGCGGCACGTTGCGGGTTACCGCCACGGGGCTCGAGCAGGGGCACTACGTCCAGAGTCTCAAGGTCAATGGCAAAGTGTGGGATAAGAGCTGGGTTACCCACGAGGATCTTTTGGGGCCCAACAACGAGGGAGGCTTGCTCGAGTTCGTGCTGGGTTCGCAGCCACAAGAATGGGACTCGGGCGAGTTGCCGCCCAGCCCAGGTGCCTTGTAA